One window of the Sulfurimonas crateris genome contains the following:
- a CDS encoding ABC transporter permease: MNRLIKKTAYILFMLLLISVISFLAIHAAPNSFFGAGELNPNMTDEAIAALKAVYGLDKPLSQQYTDWVINIFSLNFGISFVSGQDVSAEILKRLPVTLTMNISALVAVFVISLYLGIKAALSYEKKSDYIIRQISLVSFSMPSFYLALLFIIFFSLTLGLFPISGLHSVEPKEGVAYYLDMAWHLVLPVGVMIFVGLGSMIIYIRSLTLEILKSDYYYFALSRGLGKKELLRYYILPNLLPPIITLLGLSLPGLIGGSVILESIFGIEGMGQLFYMSALSRDYPIIMGTLMITAFLTLLGNMIADMLLLKLNPYMSRE, encoded by the coding sequence ATGAACAGATTAATTAAAAAAACGGCATATATACTTTTCATGCTTCTTCTTATCTCCGTTATCTCTTTTTTGGCGATCCATGCCGCGCCCAACAGCTTTTTTGGAGCAGGTGAATTAAACCCGAATATGACGGACGAGGCAATAGCCGCGCTAAAAGCCGTATACGGTCTTGACAAACCTCTGTCGCAGCAATATACAGACTGGGTTATAAACATCTTTAGCCTAAATTTCGGCATCTCTTTTGTAAGCGGTCAGGATGTAAGTGCCGAGATACTAAAGCGCCTCCCCGTAACATTAACTATGAATATAAGCGCGCTTGTTGCCGTATTTGTAATATCTCTCTATTTAGGTATAAAAGCGGCACTTAGTTATGAGAAAAAGAGTGACTACATCATTCGCCAGATATCTCTTGTATCGTTCTCTATGCCTTCGTTTTACCTGGCACTTCTTTTTATAATCTTTTTCTCTTTGACCTTGGGGTTGTTTCCTATCTCTGGTCTGCACTCCGTAGAGCCAAAAGAGGGAGTCGCTTACTATCTTGATATGGCGTGGCATCTGGTCTTGCCTGTAGGGGTTATGATATTTGTGGGGCTTGGAAGTATGATAATCTATATCCGCTCTCTCACGCTGGAGATACTAAAGAGCGACTACTACTACTTCGCACTCTCCCGCGGTTTGGGTAAAAAAGAGCTTCTTCGCTACTACATACTTCCAAATCTTCTGCCGCCGATAATCACTCTTTTGGGGCTCTCTTTGCCGGGGCTTATAGGCGGAAGTGTTATTTTGGAGTCTATTTTCGGGATAGAGGGGATGGGGCAGCTCTTTTATATGAGCGCTCTGAGCCGTGACTACCCTATAATAATGGGCACTTTGATGATAACGGCGTTCTTGACTCTTTTAGGCAATATGATAGCGGATATGCTCCTTTTGAAGCTAAATCCTTATATGTCAAGAGAGTAG